The Penaeus monodon isolate SGIC_2016 chromosome 1, NSTDA_Pmon_1, whole genome shotgun sequence DNA window ataatatatatatatatatatatatatatatatatatatatatatatatatatatatataaaatatattaataaaaaacaaccctccctaaccACAACTCGAACCTGGGTTtcactcgggtatgaaaccggaggccagtgctaaaacaaaccatgccacacgaccactaaaaggagtatGCAATAGGATTCACTAGCTCCACAGACATTACCTCTTACTCATACTTTATTAAAgttagcgaagttttacacaatttccaccgagtgcccacggggagtgtgtggaaaacttttttacatatacatatatatatactatatatgtatatgtatacatatatatgataaccccatatatatgtaacacaccacacacacacacacacaccaaaacaaatatatatatatattaatatatatatatatatatatataattttatatatataaaatatatatatatatatattgtatacatatatatgtatacatatatatgtacactatatatatgttatatattttatgtaacatatattgtatacataaaattttatacataatatatgtatacatatatatgtatacattatatgtatatatgtatacatatatatgtatatatgtataatatatatatatgtatacaaaataatattttaatatatatatattattatatgtgtgtgtggtgtgtgtgtgtgttttgtgtgtgtgtgtatacatatatgtttatatatatatatataatataatatatatatatatatattttatatatatatatttatatatatatatatatatagtgtgtgtgtgtgtgtgttatatatattataatatatatatatatatattttatatatatatatatatatatttgtatatatatatgaatatatattgtatatgtatacatacatgtggggtgtgtatacataaaatatatatatatatatatatatattttaatattataatatatattttattttatgatatatatatatatatatatgtatacattatatatgtatacatatatatatatatatatatatttatatatatatattaataaataacaccCTCCCTAACCacaactcgaacctaggtcactccgggtataaaaaccggaggccagtgcaaaacccaaaaccatgccacacgacccactaaaggagtaTGCaataggatctcactagctccacaGACATTACCTCTCTAAATCATACTTTATTAAAGTTAGCGAGGTTTTTTCATCAATTTCCacagagtgcccacggggagtgtgtggaAAACTTtgctatcatatacatatatatatatacatatatatatatgtatacatatatatgtatacacatatatatgtacacacacacacacacacacacacacacacacaaatatatatatatataatataatatatatatgtataataatatgtatacaatatgtataatatatataatactataaatacatatgttaatatatatgtatacatatatatatgacattatattatgtaaatatatatatgtatcatatatgtaaatatatatgatacataagtatacatatatatgatacatatatatatgtatacatNNNNNNNNNNNNNNNNNNNNNNNNNNNNNNNNNNNNNNNNNNNNNNNNNNNNNNNNNNNNNNNNNNNNNNNNNNNNNNNNNNNNNNNNNNNNNNNNNNNNGTGGGTTGGTTattgttggtgattttttttttttttttttttttttttgtggtgttggtgtgttgtgtgtgtgtggggtgttgtgtggtgggtgtgtggggttgttggtggtgtgttttgtgtgtgtgtgtgttgtgtaatgtctCTGCAACtttagatggctctgctagtgcttagcctcaaagaagtcagtagaccttgtgaccttacctgatttcacctttccttgaattggccgGAAACACatgtttttactaatgctatgaatatcaatgatgttatttttattatagacattacaattactataatgttattgacattagtaacacaATATAAGGTAATGTGAAATATTTTCAAACATCAAGGAAACATCAAAAGGCAAGACAGGCAGTaatcgtaattggctcattggtgacttagtacttgtggagccatctatgtgtaaacacaattaataaagtaaactcacagtgggcatggcatgtacatacaagcCATGCCCATCAGCTTTGTGTTAACAAAAAATGTTTTAGCAGTTTATCAAAAGACATTCTGTCTTGTTTCCAGGACTTGTAAAAATTAATCACTAAAAGAGATCCATTCTGCATTTTTAAAATCATGTCTTCAGATTTTaaggtttaactttttttttttcttaagttataAGAAGGCATCTCACTATCCTTTCTTGAAATCCAGGAAACGTGGGTAGAAGACATTCCAGAAGGCGATTACAAAGTCTCGGTCATGGTTGCTTGGATCATCCTCCGCAGCTTGAGCTTTTGCCTAGAAGTTTGCGACACAGACCCCGAAGGCGTGCTGAGTCCGTTGCCCCTCCTTACCACACTCTTGGGGTATTGCCTCTATTTACCATTTGTGTGTACTGGCCCATACATGCCTTTTACAGACTTTCAAGCAGGAGTGAGTGTATAAATGTTTTTGCTGTATCTGCttggaaaaaagtaaatgaataatagtACATATAAAGATGGTGATATATCACTTAATAGagtgttttatgattttatatatttcaagatgttattatttatttttttttatttttccaaaagttTCATCTAAAGAATATTTTAGAAGTTCtagttttgtagatttttttcttcttcttctttcagctCTTGCTTCCATACAGAGAATGGACACTAAAGAGAGTTCTTGGCATGGTGCTACAAATTATAAGATTTCTGTGGTGGATGGGTTTCACTCAGGCTCTTCTGTTCCACTTCTATGCCCAGTATGTATCCCAAGTCATTTTCAAGTACCATCAGTCTGGACAGAATTTAGAAATAGTTGATTGGTATATGTGAGTAAAGTCACATATGTATGGTTGGTGACAAATTGTAACTTTTTCAGTTCATTGCATTTCACGCCAGAATTAGTGAGGAAGATGACTTCGTGGTCAATGGCAggctttgtgtattttttaactGCATTTTTGCAGCTGAAATATGTGGGTGAGTATAATCTATGCTTTGGTCTGGAGCTAATGAATTGCCAAGTATATGCTaaatcttataattttataatattagctccaaaatataagtgtatatataagacATTTGATGGATGGAAAATGTTCTATTTCTGTCTTATAGGTCTGATGTCGAGATGCTGTAGCAACTATGCTAACGCATAATTAGTACTTCCCAACTGAGTTGAGTCATCATTGTTAAAATTAACGGTccacacaaaaaacagaacaatCCCCATAATTACCCATTACCGGCTCACTGACCTTCACAGTATGAAAAAGAATCTCTGATGCTTTTAGGAGGGCCTTTGAATGGGAGGAGCCTTGTTTGTTTATACAGTAAACAGTTGCAA harbors:
- the LOC119576168 gene encoding uncharacterized protein LOC119576168 — its product is MVAWIILRSLSFCLEVCDTDPEGVLSPLPLLTTLLGYCLYLPFVCTGPYMPFTDFQAGLLLPYREWTLKRVLGMVLQIIRFLWWMGFTQALLFHFYAHSLHFTPELVRKMTSWSMAGFVYFLTAFLQLKYVGEYNLCFGLELMNCQYEKESLMLLGGPLNGRSLVCLYIPLHLCAFFSLNFSKILILGDLLMTGSPILSLDVSVVRVEEVLGTLGETNIRCFLLSHQCRWVQLIEPRETFPTFVSHWSPSHCSDIVGSSAIDCICDSRGKVRPPTSLYIMNTDSQI